A single Macaca fascicularis isolate 582-1 chromosome 13, T2T-MFA8v1.1 DNA region contains:
- the RAD51AP2 gene encoding RAD51-associated protein 2, translating into MAELRKPTSSLTPPEESDSQPPSSKRLCLEEPGGVSKAGWRLPLVPRLSEVEKIWELSPRPFKGLFVSTNAIFDNSTDSCVEKSVSGKQICNLGCPNLKFQMSSCLQSPPSQSPDSDLRASGRSEAGLRDTEAFSVHHSDSSKAGFSQLLPSTSIHDIHGIRNENRKQQFVQGRDNVHKENPFLDVNFYKETKSPFHEIKNRCKADSVMPSNKRENNISSSVLKISKSQNQPSLEIAKPSYFRDSSTISVPQFPTDLNSKMSSVYLKEIAKKKNDKKEAYVRDFTNIYWSQNRPDVKKQKLQNDKKVVEAENIFSECYENDYASLSSQNTCKRKDLISSNYCNYRSIKCDVRDSRKNFAILENANWEEAECLDSYIPTRLEKSQNWDCNVRHILRRNRGNCWIINNYKTKCENMKKTEEKWNWLLLSEIDLLSKEDYRCTKVMNVHEEQSKLLIRKILGSQIALIMTVWLNGKGKNDNTVQLRYNATQKVFHVNNPFESFIVEIFYFHKSISGNQKDNSILTCYNILKCKKEIGKIGIQNLITRNMNTNIKNGLLSIYLQDSVSEPLDIILKTNIAFLLNNFDSLTRIENDFELEEECIFKWMLYLKYPKNIIMENYTAYLARILTSSRLLEDNMKPMLKKRKLFRIEHVFEKSKKKSINSFSTTTQNTSLSIFESYEKIPLLMDFDDMEEISLIREITCRNMSCPQQLMNVENWAHYSSSTIKTSVKSCPQFIQNNHGYMNENFYEVNMHGQDLNMERKQGHNISSFNCEHIFEGFCNVRQQAIPRSHNTIHNEETRTISITQVLNFCNLLSEIEEKKYDLILKEEVKVTAESLTNSFQIHKDTKIEKEEKDSFFPMDDMFSVQSVSLISREVNVEENKYLNQNYVTDRNEYESILPEREIANSKDLRRKNDSVLYVNHQFETGLSEGNDECFQDLAAKYLSTEALTIVKDFEMKRKFDLVLEELRMFHEISKENEILSTVGTNNGQENYFGENDAEEVKMETEKDLKMVAVNKINASSSFCDTTAGPNMCKSHQSLFKWKTVPNNGEQEVPNESCYPSTSEEELLYSTSEEDCETPLPKRPAFLPDECKEEFKYLLRGGSHFPHGISRVRPLKTCSRPIRIGLSRKARIKQLHPYLKQMCYGNLKEKF; encoded by the exons ATGGCCGAGCTCAGAAAGCCTACCTCCTCTTTAACGCCTCCTGAGGAATCGGATTCCCAACCACCCAGTAGCAAGCGGCTCTGTCTTGAGGAGCCTGGCGGTGTCTCTAAGGCGGGCTGGCGACTGCCTCTGGTGCCTCGCTTGTCTGAGGTGGAAAAAATCTGGGAGTTGTCGCCTAGACCCTTCAAGGGACTCTTTGTTTCAACGAATGCGATTTTTGATAACTCCACAGACTCGTGTGTGGAGAAATCAGTCAGTGGGAAGCAGATATGTAACCTGGGATGCCCAAATCTCAAATTCCAGATGAGTAGCTGTTTGCAGTCTCCCCCCTCACAAAGTCCTGATTCTGATTTGAGGGCTTCAGGAAGGTCTGAGGCAGGACTGCGTGACACAGAGGCTTTCAGTGTGCACCACAGTGATAGCTCCAAAGCAGGGTTTAGTCAACTTCTGCCCAGCACCTCTATACACGATATACATGGAATTAGAAATGAGAATCGAAAACAACAGTTTGTCCAAGGAAGAGACAATGTTCACAAAGAAAATCCATTTTTAGATGTTAACTTTTACAAGGAAACTAAATCACCATTTCATGAAATTAAGAACAGATGTAAAGCTGACAGTGTTATGCcatcaaataaaagagaaaataacatttcatCATCGGTACTAAAAATATCCAAATCTCAAAACCAGCCCAGCTTGGAAATTGCCAAACCTAGCTATTTTAGAGATAGCAGCACAATAAGTGTCCCTCAGTTTCCAACGGACTTAAATAGCAAAATGTCCTCTGTCTATTTAAAGGAAATAGCgaagaaaaagaatgacaaaaaagAGGCATATGTTAGGGatttcacaaacatttactgGTCCCAAAATAGACCTGATGTTAAGAAGCAAAAGTTACAGAATGATAAAAAAGTTGTAGAAGCGGAAAATATTTTTTCCGAATGTTATGAAAATGACTACGCATCACTCAGCAGCCAAAATACTTGTAAGAGAAAAGACTTGATCAGTTCAAACTACTGTAACTACCGTAGTATCAAATGTGATGTAAGAGACTCTAGAAAGAATTTCGCTATACTAGAAAATGCAAATTGGGAGGAAGCAGAATGTCTGGACAGTTACATACCTACCAGGTTGGAAAAATCTCAAAACTGGGACTGTAACGTTAGACATATTTTGAGAAGAAATAGAGGAAATTGTTggattataaataattacaagactaaatgtgaaaatatgaaaaaaactgaagaaaaatggaattGGCTATTATTATCAGAAATAGACCTTTTAAGCAAGGAAGATTACCGCTGTACAAAAGTCATGAATGTACATGAAGAACAATCAAAGCTtctcataagaaaaatattaggtAGTCAAATAGCTTTAATAATGACTGTTTGGCTAAAtggtaaaggaaaaaatgataataCTGTACAGTTGAGATACAATGCTACACAAAAAGTCTTTCACGTGAACAACCCTTTTGAAAGTTTCATTgtagaaattttttatttccataaaagtATTTCAGGAAATCAAAAAGATAATAGTATTTTAACCTGCTATAACATTTTGAAGTGTAAAAAGGAAATTGGTAAAATTGGTATTCAAAATCTAATAACCAGAAACATGAATACAAATATAAAGAATGGACTTTTAAGCATATATTTACAAGACAGTGTTTCAGAACCTTTAGATATTATATTGAAAACTAACATAGCTTTTTTGCTTAATAACTTTGACTCTTTAACAAGAATTGAAAATGATTTTGAATTAGAAGAGGAATGCATTTTCAAGTGGATGCTTTATTTGAAGTATCCAAAAAATATTATAATGGAAAATTATACTGCATATCTAGCAAGGATTTTAACTTCTTCAAGACTATTAGAAGATAATATGAAACCTAtgttaaagaaaaggaagttatttAGAATTGAACACGTTTTTGAAAAGTCTAAGAAAAAATCCATTAATTCCTTCAGTACGACAACTCAAAATAcaagtttgtcaatttttgaatcatatgaaaaaattccCCTTTTAATGGACTTTGATGACATGGAAGAAATTTCTTTAATAAGAGAAATTACTTGTCGGAATATGAGTTGTCCTCAACAACTCATGAATGTGGAAAATTGGGCTCACTATAGTTCTAGTACTATTAAAACATCTGTTAAGTCTTGTCCTCAATTTATACAGAACAACCATGGATATATGAATGAAAATTTTTATGAAGTAAATATGCACGGACAAGatttaaatatggaaagaaaacagGGACATAATATCAGTAGCTTTAATTGTGAGCACATATTTGAAGGTTTCTGCAATGTTAGGCAACAGGCCATACCAAGAAGCCACAACACAATCCATAATGAAGAGACTCGTACCATTTCTATAACTCAAGTACTAAATTTTTGTAACTTGTTaagtgaaatagaagaaaaaaaatatgacttaattttgaaagaggaagtaaaagtcaCAGCTGAAAGTTTAACCAATAGTTTCCAAATTCACAAAGATACTAagatagaaaaggaagagaaagatagTTTTTTTCCAATGGATGATATGTTTTCTGTACAGTCAGTCTCATTAATAAGTAGGGAAGTaaatgtggaagaaaataaataccttaATCAAAATTATGTAACAGATAGAAATGAATATGAGAGTATTTTGCCAGAAAGGGAGATAGCTAATTCAAAAGATCTTCGTAGAAAGAATGACTCTGTATTATATGTTAATCATCAGTTTGAAACTGGTCTGAGTGAAGGGAATGATGAATGTTTTCAGGACTTAGCTGCTAAATATTTATCAACAGAAGCTCTGACAATAGTAAAAGATTTTGAGATGAAGAGAAAATTTGATTTAGTACTTGAAGAACTTCGTATGTTTCATGAAATTAGTaaggaaaatgaaattctaaGCACTGTGGGAACAAACAATGGGCAAGAAAATTACTTTGGAGAAAATGATGCTGAGGAGGTAAAAATGGAGAcagaaaaagatttgaaaatggTTGCAGTCAACAAAATAAATGCATCTTCCTCGTTCTGTGATACTACAGCAGGTCCTAATATGTGTAAAAGTCACCAAAGtttatttaaatggaaaactGTACCCAATAATGGAGAACAGGAAGTTCCTAATGAGAGTTGTTATCCAAGTACATCAGAGGAAGAATTACTTTATTCTACTTCTGAGGAAG attgtgAAACACCTTTACCTAAAAGACCTGCTTTTCTCCCTGATGAATGTAAAgaagaatttaaatatttattgagaggaG